The genome window GCAGCCGGCAACGCCAGCCAGAAGTGGTCAGGAGTTACTTTGCGGAAGAGCACGTCCGATATGCGGCAACATGACCTCAAGCTGTCAAACATTTAGTGCTCTCCGTAGTATCATGAAGCGAAGCATCATCGCGACGGCAGCTCTCTTGCTGCTGATCTCAGGCGCGACCTACGCCCACCCGCCTCGGCGGCGGCATCGGCCGCGGATCGTCTCGGGGCCGGAGCTCGCCTGGTTCGCCTGCGGCCATCGTCACGAGTGGGTCCGGGTCGAACGGCACTGCTACCGGGAGTTCGGGCCACAGGCATACTTCGAGTGGTCCTTGTCCGGTGACCGCGGTTGTCCTGGCTTGCGGTGGCATTGGGAGCACGGGCGACGTCCCGACTGGCCTTGGCACCACTGGGGCGGCTGGCACGACCCGGAATGGCGCCATGGTCGCGGTCACGGCCACGGTCGCCACTAAGCCCGACTGGTCCGGTCTGAGCGAGGGAACGCGCCAGACCGGTCTGACAGGTTGAGAGCACGGCAGTTCGGTATCAACAGACGGCTCGGTCTTAGACATTGCCGCGATACTGGACTGGCCGTGACTCTCTTTTCAGCCGCCAACCACAAGCCGCAAGCTAGACCAAGCTCAAGCCAAAGTTGACCGACGGCTGACCACTTCCGGTCAATCCCACCAGCCGCCTCTCCCTTGCCCTCCTCCCTTCGGCTGACCCGCCTGCTCGACACCCCGCATGCCGGGACACTGCCGGGAGCTACCTCACATCGGAATAGCGGGTGAGCTCCGGATGTATCTACCTGCGTATGAACAGGCCGAGCTCGGACTTCGGCAGGTGGCGGGCGGACGAACCTGCGGTCAGGTCGTCCGTCCCGGGTCCTGCGTTCGGCTTCAGACACGGTAACCTGGATAGGAGGATGCTATGTCCATGACTTCGGCAGGTATGCAGAATCGGATCCGCCGGTCGTCGGCGGTGATCGTCGCCGCGCTGCTGGTGCTGACGGGCATCTCTTGCACGCACTCGCACTACTACGACGGGTTGTTCTACGAGGACATCGCCCGGGGCGTGGTCAGCGGGCTCGATGCCATCTACAACGATTACATAGCCGGCACGCCGACCGGCTACGTGGACATCCTCGCCTGCGGGCCGTACGGCGGCATCGTACACATCACCGGTACCGCTTGCTACGACCCCTGGACTGATGTCCAGACTGCGGACCTGCAGTACGACCTGTCAGATGTACGGGTCTCTTTCACTTGGTCTTCGTCCGACCTGGACGTAGACCTTACGCTCAACGGCGTGATGTACGAGCACAGTTCCTGGTCCCACGATTACTCGAGTATCTGCTACGATTCGCGCGACCTCTGGATTGCGGGCTCGGCTGAGCGGGACTGCGAACGACGCGGGGTCGACGGCATAACTGACTTCCGGGCAAACAGCACGGACTCACGGACGTCGGCTGATCTGTTCGGATGGAACGTATCATGGTAGGTGGCGCCAGCCCCGGGCCGGATTCCCCGGAACTCGATGCCCATCTGATTCCGACGCGCGACAGGTAACTCCCGCGAGGTCCCTGGCAGAGGCAGGTTGTTCCTCAAAGCCTCTGAGCGTGCCTAGGATCTCACCCATTGTGAGCCAAGTCCGAATGCATGCAATCCGATATCTTTCCCCACGTCGCACAGTCGCAAGTCTCGTATTATGAGAACATGCAGCAACTGGCCCGCGACCTGGGCTTCCACGTGATCGTGCCGTCGCTTGGGCGATTACTGTCATAAGTGTCTGCAGAAAAGTAACATACGTCACATCCGAGCCGCGGGTCATTTGGCACAGATTGTGCAAAATACCCCATGGGAGCACGGCAGTCCGGTACCAGTGCACGGCTCGGTCAAAGCCATTGACACGCTACTGGACTGCTCGTGACTCTTTTTTTGCTCGGGCATCGGAGTACGCTCGGAGCCCCCCCCTCCCTCTCGCGACTGCATCGTGCCGGCAGGCCGTCCTCGCCCCAGGCCCGAGCCCTGGGGACTACGCCCCTCGTGTGGTTCATGCGACTCGCTTCACTCGTCGCACGTGACGTATCACGCCTCTTGTGGCGAGGACGCTCATCGCCAAAGCTCCGCCCGTGTGCCGCTGACTCCGCTCCGCCAATCACCGGATTACTCGGCTTGACACCTGCAGAAGTCCGCCTACACTATCAACCTAGTGGGCTAGAGACTGAATCCCGAGGTCGACGCGCTCGGTCGGCCCCATCCAGTTAGAAAGGCAAACCAGGAATCGAGGAGGACAGGTGAGGTATCGATACCGTAATGGCGTCGGCACGCCCGAGAGGCGGCCGGCAGCACAGCTCAAGTTCGCAGCCGCCGTGATCGTAGTGCTCTGCATCGCCGGACCGGCGATGGGCAAGGCGTGGAACGCGGCCACGAGGAGGATCATAACACCTCCTACCGGCAGCACCGACTCAGGCACGATGGTCGTACCGAGTGCCGTCGTCTTCAACCCGGGCGACAGCACCGCTTCATTCCCGGTGCATTTCTACATAGGCACCTTCTACGCCGACACTCAGTATGTAAGCAGTCTTGCCAAGAACGATTCGGCTACCGTCGTCTTCGACACCTGGCCCGCACTCCAGCGCGGTTCGCAGACGGCCCGGTGCTCGACCGCCCTGGTTGCAGATGAGAGCACCGCGAATGACCGCATCACGCGCACCTTCAACGTCCGCGTCCGGGACGTTGGCGTAGACAGTATCTACAGACCGCGCGGGATCATCGACTCCGGCTCAAGCATCACTCCCCAGGCGCGAGTTACCAACTACAGCACCGGGACGCAGTCATTCTATGCCAAGTTCCGTGTCGGGAATTCCTACCTCGACAGCCAGTACGTTTTCAACCTCTCGTCGGGCTCGTCGACAACCGTGAGCTTCAACACCTGGCGTGCCGATACCTGCGGCACGTTCACGGCGTCGTGCACGCTGTCGCTGGCCAACGACCAGGTTGTCGGCAACAACAAGAAACAGAACAGCTGCACGGTGCTGAAGATCTACCGAGATGCCAGCACGATGCGGATTGTCGGACCGAAGGGGGTGGTTGATTCGGGAACGGTGCTGACGCCGCAGGCGGTCGTCCGCAACTACGGCAACACCGCCGAGACCTTCCCCGTGATCTTCACCATAGGCCCAGACTACACGGACACGATGCAGGTCACCAGTCTGGCTCCACAGGACTCCCAGCTCGTGACCTTCGCCTACTGGACCGCCGTAGCGCCCGGCACGTTTGCCGTCCGGTGTTCGACCGCTCAGCCCGGCGACACGTCGGCAAGCAACAACTGGGCTTCGGACTCGGTTGAGGTCGTGGCCAGCTCGTACGATGTGGGCGTGACGCGACTCATCGCCCCCAAAGGCGTGGTCGATTCGGGCGCGGTGTTTTCACCCCAGGCGATGGTGCGCAATCACGGCAACACCGCCGCGTCGTTCCCGGTGATCTTCCGTATCGGGGCCGCCTACGCCGACACGATGCAGATCTCCGGCCTCGCCCCGCAGGACTCGCAACTCGTGACGTTCGCCTACTGGCATGCCGGCCCGGGCGGGGTGCTCACGACCCGGTGCTCGACCGCGCTGGCAATCGACACGCTGGCAAGCAATGACGCCGCAACCGACTCGGTGCAGGTAATCGTCCGCCTCTACGATGTCGGCGCCATTCGCGTCATCGCCCTTCCCGATACGGCGGATTCCGGCAATCTCTATGTGCCGCAGGCGATCGTCCGCAACCTCGGGTCCGAACCCATGTCGTTCCCGGTGCGGATGACCATCGGCGCCTACTCTGACACGAAACAGGTGAACAACCTGCCTGCCGGTGACTCCTGGGCTGTGACGTTCGCGGTCTGGACCGCATCCGGTCGCGGCTCCGCGGCAGCCGTCTGCAGTACGATGGCGTTGGATGATCGCGACAGCACCAACGACCTGGCGCTGAAGACGATCTTCCAGCGGGTACGCGACGTGGGCGCGGAGATGATCAACGTCCCGACGGGAAACGTAACGCAGGGCACGGTCGTGTCACCGAGTGCAACCCTGGAGAACTTCGGCAATTCGAGTGACAACTTCCCCGTCGTCTTCCACATCGGTACCTTCTACAGCGACATCCAGTACACAAACGGTTTGTCGGTGACGTTCCGGCCCTGCACGCTGGCGGTCATGGGCAGTTTCACCATGAAGTGCTCCACGGCCATGAGCGGTGACAGGATCCGCTCCAATGACGCCGTGATCGATTCGATACGCGTGGTGAGTTCCGGCATCGACGCCGGGGACCTGCCCGGCACTCCACGAGCCGTGACCCTGAGCACCTCCGGCAGCAGCGTTTTCTCCGGGAGCGCTACCATCGTCTACGGACTGCCGAAGAGAACTCCGGTGCGGCTCGAGGTGTACGACGCCTGCGGCAGGCCGGTCCAGACTCTCGCCTCCGGCGTTGGTGAACCCGGGTATCACACAGCGGTCTGGCACTGCACCGGCGCAGATGGCAGAGCCCTGCCCGGTGGAGCTTACTTCGTTCGCCTGACCACTGACGGATTGACACTTACCAGCAAGGTCGTGAAGCTGAAATAGACTTCCTTCCGACCACGACCGTACAGAGGGGCGACCACCTGGTCGCCCCTCTGTCGGCAACCGGCAGCGCGAGCACAACTAAAACGCCTCTGGACGCGCGCCGTCTGCCGCCGGAGAGATGCGTTGCTGACCTGACAGCAGACAGCAGACGTCGCGCCCTGGGGGAGGCGAGTTCCCGGCTAGCCAGCCGGCAGCAGTTTGCGCCTGCGGAATCGGGCCGGACCGACACCGAGGTCGGCCAGCATGCCGATTGCGGTCTCCAGCCCCTTCCCGAGGTCGGCGGGACGATGGGCATCGGAGCCGACGGTGAAGAACTTGACCCCTGCCTCACGTGCCAACCGCAGGATGTGCGTGCTCGGGTAGGGTTCGGAGTTGCCGCGGCGCAGTGCCGACGTGTTGACCTCTACTCCGACGCCCGTCCCAGCCACGAACCGCAGGGCTTCCGGCCAACCGGCATCAACTACCTGGTCAAACCGGACGTCGAACAGAGGTCGAATGTACTTGCGGTAGATGTCGATGTGGCCGAGGGAGTCAAAGAGCTGGGTCCCGGCCGCGGCCCGGAGATTGCGGAAGTAGCTATCGGCGAAGTGCTCAGGAAATCGCGCCAGCTGCTCGCTCTTGAAGCGTTCCAGTTCATCTCCGGCAGTGATGGCGATGTGACCCAGACAGTGGACTGACCCCAGCACGAAGTCGAACGGGTATCGGCCCAGGAAGTCGCTGATGACGCCCTCAAGCCCCGGCTCGTACCCCACCTCGACGCCGGCCAGCACCACAAGGCCTGGAAACTTCGCGGCGGCCGCTTCCAGAGCAGCAAAGTAGGCACCCGGCCAGTCAGAAGCAACGGGCTGGATAAGGCCGTTGACCCGCACGTGTTCGATGCCGGTGCGGGCCGGATCAGGTTCGTAGTGAGTGGTGAAGCATACCTCACTCAGGCCGATCTCGACCGCTCGCCGGCAGAACTGCTCGACCGAGCCCTGTGCGTCGTGCGAGAAGTCCGGATGAACGTGGTAGTCTACCATAGACGTGACTCTGGACTATAGACTATTGACTGGCGACTTCCAGTTGTGCGGCGCCATCGAGGACGGGCTGTGGCTTCCAGGCGCAACCGGCTTTCAGTCCCAACCGCAGCCACTGTCCGAGTCTGACTCCACATCCTGCCGACAGACGCCAACATGAGACACTACTGCTGAAGGATGAGCCGATGCGGCCCGCGCCGGGTTCGTGCAGATACATGTTCACTCCGGACCCATCAACACTGACGCGCGCTGCGGCAAGGCCCACTTCGGCCGGACCCAGCTCCTGCGTCAGGAGCAGCACCGCGAGCGTCCCACGCGATTCACTCCCTGACGGGTAGACGTTGGCAATTGCCAGGCGTGCGGTCGTTGTCCGGCCGGCTCTCACACCCATCTCTGCTCGCGCCGTCCGCGAACGCTCCTTATCCAGCCGGTAACGAAGACCCAGGCCCAGCGCGAGGTCGAATCTGCCCAATTCCTGCCCAAATCGCAATTCCAGCTTCGCCGGCATCGAGTCGAGTTCGTAGTCGCGATACGTGTTGCCGCTGACCGAGACGCTGGAGCCGGAATGGTGCCACTTGAGTCGGCCTGATGCGTCCATCCGATCTCTGCCATTCACAAGGCCGGACCATCGCCCGTGCGGAGCAAAGAAGCGAGCCTGCCGCCCTCGCAGTGCCAGGCGGGAATCGAAGTTTGGCCAGTGACCCACAATCTCGAGCGAGCCGGCGAGGCCGGGGCCGCTGGATGCCGCTACTTCCGCACCCAGCTCGTAGTCTCCCTTCCTGTACTCTGCGTTCACGCCGGTCGCGAGCAGGTCGCTGCCGGAGAACGAACTGCCGGATTCGGCAGGCGCGAACGAACGGTCGTACCTGGAGTACTCGGCGCTGAACCCGGCGCCGAAACGCTCGCCTCGGTACGCGGCACCCAGACCCGCGGTGACTTCGTGAACTGCACCCCGGCCGGCCAACGAAGCTGAGTCATCGTGCACACCGGTGCCGACCAGGCGCTCCACTGTTCCGTCCTCGTTGAGGCGCGCATCCCGTCCCATAAATGACCCCAGCGCGAGCAGGTTCCATCTGCCGGCTTCAGTCGCAACTGCGCCGCCACGCAGGCAGGAACCCTCACCCGCCGAACTCAGCAGCCGGACGTCCGGGCCGGTGCGTCCGGGCCCGTCTAGAAGATTGCTGCGCCAACTGGGAGTGCTGAGGACCAGTCCCTGACCGAAGCCCGCAGCGAAATCGCCGACAAGAGCCCGGGTCCCGGCCATCCGGATTTGCGCGCCTCCGCTCAGAAAGTCGGTTGGGCTGGACTCGCCCCTGTCTTTCTCGGTCAGAACGACAGCCCGGGCCGGTCCCGTTCTGACCTCGAGACGATTGAGCATCCTCAGCCTGGTGGTGCCGCCCTCGAGCGAATCTGTACTCACTCTGGAAACAAAGCTGCCACTCCAGGCCGTCCTGCGGCTGCTGACTCGCAGGAATGGCCGGATGGCCGCGAACGTCTCGTCGGTCATTCCGGCGACAAGTCTCAGTTGCTCTATGCGACTGATTCTCCCTGCCGAATCTCGTGTCGCCACGATCCGGTAGGCAAGGATGGGACTGAGCCAAGGAATCGCCAGGAGCTCGCGGGCCGAAGCACGGTTGACGTCGATCTGTCGCTCGAGCAGTCGTTCGACCTCTTCCTGCATTGCCGCATCACCTTCGGTCGGCGAGTACTCGGGGAAAAGACCCGAACCGAACTGCCCGAGCAGAAGCAGCAGGGCTAGTGCCATGCCGCGCGCAAACCCAGAACGTGTGTCTCTTTGAGACCCGAACGGAACTGGTACGCGTACTCAAGCCGCAAAGGGCCCACCTCGGCCCCGAGGCCGGCGGCGTACCGGAGCGGGGCTACGCCGATGCCCAGCCGCAAAGCGATCTGCGGAACCGGCAGGAACTCAGCGCCGAACGCCGCGTCCTCATCGCCCCGCTCCCGGCTGAGATCCAGGGCCAGGAGCAGATCGTCGACCGGACTCCACGAACCGGCGACCACGAACCGGAGCGGCAGTTCGGTACCCTCGCGCCAGCGCGGCGAATTGAGCCGCAACGCGGCCGCGCCGAGTCGGACGCGACCGGACCGCCAACACACACCTGCGTCGAATGAGGGCACGAAGTCGCCGTGCTCCGGGCCAGCACTGACTACCAGCGCGTGAACACCCAGACCGACGGCAACATCGGTAGTAGGCGTGCCACCCAGTACCAGCCCCGCGTCGTGTTCGCCATAGCGCCCCAGGACAAGAGAAGACAACCCCAGCCCGGCCGCCAGCCTCCCTGAGCTCCAGCTGCCTCCGAACCTGCCCCAGGCCAGCCCCGGAAGCCCGTAGGGACGGGAACAGCAGATGCCGACGCGCCACTGCCTTTCGTCCAGGCCGAGAGCCGGGTTGAGGAAGAAGGAGTGATGATTGTCTGCAACAGCCGCACCGGCAACCATCGCGGCAGACCGCCCGAAGTATCCAGGGAACTCAAAGGCACAGAGCAGTACGAGAAGAACCACTGTCGACTCCGGTCCGGCCCCTCTCGGCCGGACCTACCTGACGTAGTAGAGGAACCGGCCGCAGTTCGGGCAACTGACGAGGTCGGTACGGCACCGGGCCGCCAGTTCGGAGGGAAGCTTGACATAGCACCCGCCGCAAAACTCACGTATGACCTGCACCACGACCCTGCCTCCGTAGCGCTTCATGATCCGCTCGTACGTGGTCAGCAGTTTGGGATCTATCTTCTTGGTGAGCTTCTCCCGCTCGCGCTCGGCAGTCTTGATGAAGTCCTCAGAGGCCTTGTCGGTGCGGAAACCTACTGCCTGGTAGTCGACGGTCTCGATGTCGCGCAGAATGTGGTCGAACTCCTCGAGCGAGCGCAGGGTCTCGACCTTCGCGTTCATCGGATCTTCTCTTCCAGGTTGCGCACCAACTCAATCATCTCGTCCGGGGTCTGGGGGTCGAACAGCCGCTTCTTCTTGGTCAGCTCCTGGCAGACCATCGCCACCCTGCCCAACGTGATGAGATACTGATTGCCCGGGTCCTGCGGAGGCGCCATTATCAAAAAGAACAGATGTGCTGCTTTGTGGTCGATGGAATCGTACTCGACGCCTTTGGTGGAACGCCCGACCGCCATTTCCAGTTTGTCTATCAGAAGCGAACGACCATGCGGTATGGCAATACCCTTGCCGATGCCGGTCGAACCCAGTTCTTCACGCTTGGTCAGGGTCGCCAGCAGCAGTTCAGCATCGTCGCCCTGCCGGATCATCTGCACCAACTCGCGCAGCGCCTCCGGCTTCTTCTTTGCCTTCAGGTCGAGATTGATGCGGTCGGGCCGAAGCAAGGACGTGAGAGTCAACTGGCACCTCCTGTTGGCCGCAGACCACGGGTGCGCGGCCAGTTAGCTTTTGACATTGGTATCGGTGTAGGTCTGGCAGGGTGCGTCGCCCCAAAGCCGTTCCAGACCGAAGAACTGGCGGGTCTCACCACAGAAAATATGCACTACAACGCTGAAATAGTCAAGAAGTATCCACAGGCCGTTCTCCGCACCCTCGACATGGTGTGTCCGCTCCCCCTCGCGCTTCAGCTCCAGCGCCACTTCCTCGGCGATCGCCTGTGCGTGGATCGACGAACTCGCGGTGGCGATAACGAAGTAGTCGGCCAGCGGGGAGCGGCCGCGCAGGTCCAGCACGGCAACGTCCTCCCCGAGCTTGGCGAGGATGATGGTCGCCGCCCGCTTTGCCAGCCGTCCTGCAGTCATGCCTAGTACAGCGGGACCACGTCGGCAAAGAAGCGGCGGTAGTCGGCGCCGACTATCAGCCGCACCTCCAGGTAGCGACTGGAATCGAGTTCGACCCGGGTCTCGGGCACGGCTTTCGACCCCAGCGGCAGCTTTCGCCAGCGCCGCTGTACTGACAGAGCTCGGGCCATCTTCTCCGCGTTACTTCCGGTCGGGTCTCGCAGATCCACCACGGTAGTCAGCGGTGAACGCTCACGGGCAGCCCTGACTGCATAGACGTCAAACCCGCGCATCTGCAACTCATCGGCAACTGCCCGGCCCACCCGCGGCGTTCCGCACGCGTTGATTACTTCCATCCGCAGCAGGTTGGCACCGGGTACAGTCTCCTCTTCAGGCAACAGCCGCCAGGTGATGGAAGCGCCGGCGGCCAGAAACAGGACTACCGGCAACAGCCAGGCAAGTGCGTTTCTCAATCCGCACTCGGCTCCCGGCGCACAGCCAGCCCACGCTCCAAGACGCCCAGCTCGTCCGGCGTGTTGGCACCAAGCATCTCGTCTGGGTTCGCGGCAAGCACGGCCACCGCCTTTCCACCCTCGGAACGCAATTCGGCCACGATGTCGGTAAGGTAGTACTCGCCCGAGACCGGGCTCGGAAGAATCCTCTCCAGAGCCGGCCTGGCACTGCCCCAGCGAAAGGAGTACGCGCCCGAATTGACCTCGTTGATGGCCAGCACCTCGGGAGTAGCGTCACGTCTTTCCACTATCTTCTCGATTGCATCGCCACCGGCGCGCACGACCCGACCGTAGCCGGCCGGGTCTACAAGCCGGGCAGTGAAAACCGCCACGTCGGCGCCGGATTCCTGCCGGACCCGGAACAGCCGCTGGATGGTCTCGGGACGGATGAGCGGCGCGTCGCCACAGAGCACCACGCACTCCTCGTCATCCCCCAGCAGGCCACGGCAGGCCAGGACCGCGGCGGCGGTGCCGTGCTGCCCGGACTGCACTACGAACTCAACGTCGTCGTGCGCGAACGCAGCCATCACCTGCTCTTTCTGCGTGCCGACCACCACGATTGTGCGAGTGACCCCGGCCGCACGGACTGACTCCAGAACGTAGCGCAGGAGGGGGCGTCCCTTGATTGGCAGTAGCACTTTGGGGACGTGACTCCCCATGCGCTTGCTTCTACCGGCCGCGAGGACTATTGCGGTCACTCTTCTTGATGCGATTGCGGCTATCGACGTTGACGCAAATCAGCCCGTGTTCCCGAACCTCGGCTTCGGAGAGCCAGGCGTTGGCCATGACTATGACCTCGTCGCCGACTTCACCCAGACGCGCTGCGGCCCCGTTCAGAACGCAGTCACCCGCTCCGGCCCTTGCTGCGATAGCGTAGGTCTCAAAGCGGTGACCGTTGTTGACGTTGACCACCTGCACCAGTTCTCCGGGCAGGATGTCGGCCGCCTGCATCAGCCTGGCATCCAACTCCAGGCTGCCCTCGTACTTCAGGTTCTTGTCGGTGACTACGAGCCGCTGGATCTTGCACCGGACCAGGCACCGGAGCATCGGCCGGCTACTTCTCTGATTCGTCGCGAGCTTTGCCCTTGTCCCCGGCCTTCTTGTCAGGCTTGCCCTTCTTGCCGCCCTTCTGCTTCGCTGCCGCCTCTTTGGCCTTCTTCTCGTGGTGCCGCTCCTCGCGAATGACCAGTTCGAGCAGCGCCATCTCGGCCCCGTCGCCTTCACGCGGTCCCAATTGCAGCACCCGGGTGAAACCACCGGCCCGGCCCGCAAACCGCGGCCCTATGACCTCGAAGAGCTTCTTCAGTACGGCCTTATCCTGGATGAACCGACCCACCTCGCGGCGGGCGGCCACATTGTTCTTGAGCGCGAAAGTGACCATCCGGTCCGCGAAGCGCCGGCATTCCTTGGCCTTGGGCAGAGTCGTCCTGATCCGCTCGTGCTCGAACAACGACGTAACCAGGTTGCGCATCAGCGCCAGGCGATGCTGGGCCGTCCGGCCGAGCTTCTTGACCTTGTCTCCGTGACGCAAGGCTACTCCTTATCCTTTTCGGCTTCCGGCTCATGCTCGAGTATCGGCAGACTGGAAACGTCCATGCCGAGCGAAAGCCCGACATCCTCAAGCACCTTCTTCAGCTCTTCGAGAGACTTCCGTCCGAAGTTCTCGATATCGAGCATGTCCTTCTCGTTGCGCTGCACCAGATCACCGATGGTCAGGATCGAAATCCGTTCGCCGGTAGTCTTCGAGCGTCCCTTCATCAGGCAGTTCAGCGCCCGGTTTGAAAGCTCCAACTCCTCGATGCTCTGGTTCAGGAGTTCGACCAGCTTGTCACGGTCCTGATACAACTTCTCCTCGGCAATGAACTCCGGTTCCTTCTCCGCCGGCACCATGACCGCCATGTGATTCTTGAGGATGGTACCCGACTGGATCATGGCCTCGTCCGGCCGAACCGTTCCATCGGTCCATACTTCGAGCACCAGTCGCTCAAAGTCGGTCCGATCGAGAACGCGCATTGACTCCACCCAGAAATTGACCCGCTTCACCGGTGAGAAGAACGCGTCCAGGAAGATGGTCGTCTCGGGAGCGGTACGGTTCTTCTTGAGGCGTTCGGCCTTCACGTAGCCCCGCCCGTTCTCGACCAGAAGCTCAACATCCAACGAGCGCTTGCTGTCGGATATCGTGAGCAGGCGTTGGTCTGGATTGGCAATCACAATCTCCGGCGGCACCGTCAGGTCCCGGGCCAGGAACTCGCGCTTGCCCGATGCGTGCAGGTGGCACAGCTTTGGAGTTTCCGACCAGAGCCGCAGACGCAGCTTCTTCAGGTTGAGCACTACCTCGGTCACATCCTCGACCACATCGTCAATCGTCGAGAATTCGTGGGCCACCCCGTCGATTCGCAGCTCGGTGATGGCCGCTCCCTGTACCGACGACAGCAAAGCCCGGCGCAGCGAGTTGCCCACCGTCGCTCCCCAGCCCTTCTCCAGCGGAGCCAGGGTGAATCGGCCATACGAGTCGGACGCGGATGCGCCGTCAAGGTCGAGCTTCTCGGGAAGTGTGAAAGGCTTAAGTTTCATTTCGAGTAGAGCTCCACAATCAACTGCGTGTTACACGGAATATCTTTCACGTCCTCTGGACTCGGCTGACGCACAACCGTCCCCACTCCGCGGTCGGCGGCGACCGTCAGCCAGGACATGCCCGGCTGCTGCTTGTTCGCCAGGATCGCACTGATGACCTTCATCGCATCGTCGCCCTTCACGCCGACTATGTCACCGGCATCGGTCAAATAGGAAGGGATGTTGATCCGTCGGCCGTTGACGGTAATGAGGCCGTGCCGTACGAACTGCCGCGCCTGCCCCCGGGAATCGGCAAATCCCATCCGGAAGACGACGTTATCCAACCGACGCTCCAGCAGGATCACGAGTGTCGCCGCGGTGTTCTTGCTCTTCGCGGCCTTGGTGAAGTAGTTATGGAACTGCGTTTCAAGGATGCCGTACATCATCCTTAGCTTCTGCTTCTCGCGCAGCTGAATCGAATAGGCCGACACGCGGCGCCGGCCGCGCACTTCGGGCATCTCTCCGCGCTTCATCAGCGTGCACTTGTCTGAGAGGCACTTCTCGCCCCGCAGGAACAGCTTCTCGCGGCTCTTCCGGCATCGCTTGCACTTCGGTCCGATGTATCTTGCCATGGTTCCCTTCTTCCGCTAGACGCGGCGCTGCTTCGGTGCCCGGCAGCCGTTATGGGGAATCGGCGTGATGTCGCGGATTGAGATTATGTCCAGGCCGGCATTCTGCAGTGAGCGGATGGCCGACTCTCGACCCGGGCCCGCACCGCTTACCCTGACCTCAAGCCGCTTGACCCCCAGCGAACCCGCCTCTTTTGCCGCGGCCTCGGCGCACAGTCCGGCGGCGAACGGAGTCCCCTTCTTCGATCCCTTGAACCCGACTCGACCCGAACTTGACCAGGAGATGACCGCCCCGGTCGGATCGGCAATCGTCACGATCGTGTTATTGAAATTGCTGTTCACATGGGCAACACACAGGAGCGGAACCTTCTTGCGAGCTGACTTGCGCGCCATTATGCCTTACCTCCGGCCGCCGGCTTGGGGGCGGCCGTCGCCGGCGCCGCCTTGACCTTGATGACGCCGGTTGTCTTCCGCGGACCCTTACGGGTCCGGGCGTTCGTCCGCGTCCTCTGACCTCTGACGGGCAGCCGTCTGCGATGCCGATCCCCGCGGTAGCTGCCTATCTCTATGTAATGCTTGATGTTGCCGGAAACCTCCGCCCGCAGCTCGCCCTCGACCTTATAGCCACCGTCAATCTCCTTGCGGATGGCGGCTACATCGTCGTCGGTCAAGTCCTTGGTACGACGCGTGGGGTCGATACCGGCTGCGACCAGAATCTTGCGTGCCGTATGCTGGCCGATGCCATATATATGCGGCAGCGCGTACATAATCGCTTTGTTGTCGGGCAGGTCGATACC of candidate division WOR-3 bacterium contains these proteins:
- a CDS encoding T9SS type A sorting domain-containing protein, with translation MRYRYRNGVGTPERRPAAQLKFAAAVIVVLCIAGPAMGKAWNAATRRIITPPTGSTDSGTMVVPSAVVFNPGDSTASFPVHFYIGTFYADTQYVSSLAKNDSATVVFDTWPALQRGSQTARCSTALVADESTANDRITRTFNVRVRDVGVDSIYRPRGIIDSGSSITPQARVTNYSTGTQSFYAKFRVGNSYLDSQYVFNLSSGSSTTVSFNTWRADTCGTFTASCTLSLANDQVVGNNKKQNSCTVLKIYRDASTMRIVGPKGVVDSGTVLTPQAVVRNYGNTAETFPVIFTIGPDYTDTMQVTSLAPQDSQLVTFAYWTAVAPGTFAVRCSTAQPGDTSASNNWASDSVEVVASSYDVGVTRLIAPKGVVDSGAVFSPQAMVRNHGNTAASFPVIFRIGAAYADTMQISGLAPQDSQLVTFAYWHAGPGGVLTTRCSTALAIDTLASNDAATDSVQVIVRLYDVGAIRVIALPDTADSGNLYVPQAIVRNLGSEPMSFPVRMTIGAYSDTKQVNNLPAGDSWAVTFAVWTASGRGSAAAVCSTMALDDRDSTNDLALKTIFQRVRDVGAEMINVPTGNVTQGTVVSPSATLENFGNSSDNFPVVFHIGTFYSDIQYTNGLSVTFRPCTLAVMGSFTMKCSTAMSGDRIRSNDAVIDSIRVVSSGIDAGDLPGTPRAVTLSTSGSSVFSGSATIVYGLPKRTPVRLEVYDACGRPVQTLASGVGEPGYHTAVWHCTGADGRALPGGAYFVRLTTDGLTLTSKVVKLK
- a CDS encoding histidinol-phosphatase HisJ family protein, with the protein product MVDYHVHPDFSHDAQGSVEQFCRRAVEIGLSEVCFTTHYEPDPARTGIEHVRVNGLIQPVASDWPGAYFAALEAAAAKFPGLVVLAGVEVGYEPGLEGVISDFLGRYPFDFVLGSVHCLGHIAITAGDELERFKSEQLARFPEHFADSYFRNLRAAAGTQLFDSLGHIDIYRKYIRPLFDVRFDQVVDAGWPEALRFVAGTGVGVEVNTSALRRGNSEPYPSTHILRLAREAGVKFFTVGSDAHRPADLGKGLETAIGMLADLGVGPARFRRRKLLPAG
- a CDS encoding helix-hairpin-helix domain-containing protein encodes the protein MALALLLLLGQFGSGLFPEYSPTEGDAAMQEEVERLLERQIDVNRASARELLAIPWLSPILAYRIVATRDSAGRISRIEQLRLVAGMTDETFAAIRPFLRVSSRRTAWSGSFVSRVSTDSLEGGTTRLRMLNRLEVRTGPARAVVLTEKDRGESSPTDFLSGGAQIRMAGTRALVGDFAAGFGQGLVLSTPSWRSNLLDGPGRTGPDVRLLSSAGEGSCLRGGAVATEAGRWNLLALGSFMGRDARLNEDGTVERLVGTGVHDDSASLAGRGAVHEVTAGLGAAYRGERFGAGFSAEYSRYDRSFAPAESGSSFSGSDLLATGVNAEYRKGDYELGAEVAASSGPGLAGSLEIVGHWPNFDSRLALRGRQARFFAPHGRWSGLVNGRDRMDASGRLKWHHSGSSVSVSGNTYRDYELDSMPAKLELRFGQELGRFDLALGLGLRYRLDKERSRTARAEMGVRAGRTTTARLAIANVYPSGSESRGTLAVLLLTQELGPAEVGLAAARVSVDGSGVNMYLHEPGAGRIGSSFSSSVSCWRLSAGCGVRLGQWLRLGLKAGCAWKPQPVLDGAAQLEVASQ
- a CDS encoding PTS sugar transporter subunit IIA, producing the protein MAAHPWSAANRRCQLTLTSLLRPDRINLDLKAKKKPEALRELVQMIRQGDDAELLLATLTKREELGSTGIGKGIAIPHGRSLLIDKLEMAVGRSTKGVEYDSIDHKAAHLFFLIMAPPQDPGNQYLITLGRVAMVCQELTKKKRLFDPQTPDEMIELVRNLEEKIR
- the rsfS gene encoding ribosome silencing factor, which encodes MTAGRLAKRAATIILAKLGEDVAVLDLRGRSPLADYFVIATASSSIHAQAIAEEVALELKREGERTHHVEGAENGLWILLDYFSVVVHIFCGETRQFFGLERLWGDAPCQTYTDTNVKS